TCGAAATCCTTCAGGCCGCTCTCGCTCAGTGTCGGAAGGTCCGGCAGAACGGCGATGCGCTTGGGCGTGGTCACGCCGAACGCCTTGATCTCGCCGCCCTTGATCTGGTTGGTTGTGTTGGTGGTCTGGTCGCACATGAGGTCGATGCGCTTGCCGATCAGATCGGTCATCGCCGGCCCGGATCCGGGATAGGGAACCTTGGTGAGCTTGGCGCCCGTGGCCTGCTCCAGCATCTGGGCGCACAGGTGCGAGACCGCGCCCACGCCCGCGGTGCCGATGGTCAGCGACGTGCCCGGCTGCTTCATGAGCGTGAGCAGCTCGGCCATGTTGTTCGCCTTGAGATCGCTCCGGCCGACAAGCGTCATCGGCACTTCGGTCACGAGGCCGACGGAGGTGAGCTCGGAGGGCTTGTAGGGCAGTGCCGGATAGAGCGCGGCAAAGGTCGAGACGCCGATATGATAGAGCAGCAGCGTGTAGCCGTCGGGTGCCGCCTTGGCGACCTGGCCCGTGCCGAGCGAGCCGCCCGCGCCG
Above is a window of Ancylobacter sp. WKF20 DNA encoding:
- a CDS encoding tripartite tricarboxylate transporter substrate-binding protein, which encodes MIRHMLATGALLATLAAPAHLALAQDAFPTKPVTILVPAAAGGPSDTVARLVGQAMSANLGQQVLIENKGGAGGSLGTGQVAKAAPDGYTLLLYHIGVSTFAALYPALPYKPSELTSVGLVTEVPMTLVGRSDLKANNMAELLTLMKQPGTSLTIGTAGVGAVSHLCAQMLEQATGAKLTKVPYPGSGPAMTDLIGKRIDLMCDQTTNTTNQIKGGEIKAFGVTTPKRIAVLPDLPTLSESGLKDFEITAWHAVWAPKGTPEAARVRLSQALQAALKDPLVIERFAALGTVPVEPNEATPAALDAHFKAETARLEALLKSSN